TAGATAAGGCTCATTTATCATCTATTATTCATTATGTTACGATGTAAAGAGTGTTAATGATATGTGGCTCGTTTTTAAGGAGAAATAATGAATACTAATGGATTTAAGATGATTGTGTTGATTGGTTTGTTGGGTTTTGGTTTGTCAGCGTGTACTCCCAAGACAACGCCTGCTCAAACTCATCCTGAAAGTGGCTATGAGGGGGGATTTGGTGGCGATGGTGGGCATGTGCATCAAAACAAGAACAACTAAATAGGAATACATCATGTTTACCAATGGATGGTTTTTAGGTTTTTTAGGTCTCGTAATTCTCATATTGATCGGCCTTACCTTGTTATTTCTAAAACAGAAGAAAACCATTCAATTTTACGTTGCCTTAATTACTTTTCTTATCATTACAGCGATTTTCCTCCATGGGGTTTCATTTAAATTAAAATAGCGACCGGTGATAAGGAGAAGTAATGGGTAAAATCGTATTTCCTGATGTCAAAAAATCTTCAAAAGAGCGGTTACTTTGGTCTGCTCTTTTGCTAACGGGTGGTTTTCTAATTGCTGAAGTAGTTGGGGGTATTATCACAGGAAGTTTAGCGTTAATATCCGATGCGGCACACATGCTCACGGATGTGACCGCACTCATTATTGCTTTAATTGCGATTCGGATTAGTAAACGTCCTGCAGATGAGCGCCGCACCTTTGGTTATTATCGATTTGAAATATTAGCGGCAGCATTTAACGCGGCCCTTCTTTTTGTAGTTGCTCTTTATATACTGTTTGAGGCTTATCAGCGCCTCAAACAACCTCCTGAGATTTATTCTTTAGGAATGCTTATTATTGCCAGCATGGGTTTAGTCGTCAATTTGGCTTCCATGTCGCTTCTTTCTTCAGAAAAAGATAAAAGCTTAAATATTAAAAGTGCTTATCTTGAAGTATGGAGTGATATGTTAGGCTCTTTAGGGGTGATTGCTGCGGCACTCATCATTCGCTTTTGGGGTTGGAGTTGGGTTGATTCGGCTGTGGCGGTAGTAATTGGTTTGTGGGTAGGGGTAGCGACCCCATTCGTGTCAAAATTTACGGTTTGATATTCTCCATAATGAAATTTGTTAGTTTAACTCCCCTAATATCCACATTTTGCTGTTTTACAACTTTAAATCCTTTGGCTTCAAAAAATGGTTTTGCTGTGATGCTTACTTCAGCAAATACCCTCTTTAGATTCAAGTCATTTGCCTTTTTAAAGATTTCATTCATCAACGAAGAACCAATACCAAAGCCTTGATATTCATGATGAACGTAGAAGCAATCGATGTGACCATTCGGTTCAAACTCAGTAAATCCAACTATTTTATTATCCATTAGAGCAACAAGTGGTGGAATGGTCCCCCATTTTTTCTTCCAGCTGGTTAATTCTAAAGAGGAAGAAGGTGCCCAGGCATTAACCTGCTCTTCAGAGTAATCCTGAACATTAATATTATGAATAGTGTAATAATAAATATTGGCTAACTGTTGTGCATCGTCAGCTATATAATGTCGAATAATAATTGGGGTTCGACAATCATTGGAACGAAAAGTTACTCTAAGGATTCCTACTCAGACCATACCAAGTAATTTTTTCCCGTCCTCTCGTAACTCACCTGTAGGTGATACATGCCGATATAAAGTTTGTTTTGTAATTCCGAGTTCTTCACATAACGGTCCTATTTTAGTTTCAAGTTGACCTAAAGCAGCCATCGCAAGTCTTAGTTTTGCTTGAGTCATTTTGTAGGGACGGCCACCTTTCCGTCCACGGGCACGGGCAGATGCTATTCCAGCGAGTGTACGTTCCTTAATCATTTCTCGTTCAAACTCTGAAAGTGCTGCAAAAATACCAAATACCAATTTCCCAGCAGCTGTTGTTGTATCAATAGCGGCACCATGACCTGTAAGAACTTTTAAGCCAATTTTTCTTGCGGTTAATTCATGAACTGTATTAACGAGATGGTGAAGATTACGTCCTAGGCGATCTAATTTCCATACAATTAATATATCACCTTCTCGCAGGGCTTTTAGGCAGTTTTGAAGTCCAGGTCTGTCATCACGCTTACCTGATGCATGATCTTGATAAATTGATTCTTCTTTAACACCCTCAGCCAATAGAGCATCTCTTTGTAAATCGGTTGTCTGCGATCCATCTGCCTTTGATACACGGGCATATCCAATGAGCATTTTTTATCCTTTATCATTATGGTGATTAAGTCACATAAACGACCGGTTATGTGACTCAACGAAAGCATTCCTCAGAATAAATAAAATTAGTCACTTTACTGGTAACTAAATTAACGTCTTTTAAACCATATTTCAAATTGATTATGTAACTTGCATTGAGGTACTATCCCGGCCTTTGTTTATGGGATATTTCTGGACAAGCATGCCTGTTGATTTTTTAACTGATGAACAATATCAGAGCTACGCTCGTTATCCTGATAAACTTTCTCAAGAGCAACTCGACAAATATTTTTACCTTGATGACAAGGATAGGGAGTTAATCAATACATGTCGTCGTGATTACAACAAGCTTGGTTATGCTTTGCAATTGACTACGATT
This DNA window, taken from Legionella donaldsonii, encodes the following:
- a CDS encoding cation diffusion facilitator family transporter — translated: MGKIVFPDVKKSSKERLLWSALLLTGGFLIAEVVGGIITGSLALISDAAHMLTDVTALIIALIAIRISKRPADERRTFGYYRFEILAAAFNAALLFVVALYILFEAYQRLKQPPEIYSLGMLIIASMGLVVNLASMSLLSSEKDKSLNIKSAYLEVWSDMLGSLGVIAAALIIRFWGWSWVDSAVAVVIGLWVGVATPFVSKFTV
- a CDS encoding GNAT family N-acetyltransferase, which encodes MLRVTFRSNDCRTPIIIRHYIADDAQQLANIYYYTIHNINVQDYSEEQVNAWAPSSSLELTSWKKKWGTIPPLVALMDNKIVGFTEFEPNGHIDCFYVHHEYQGFGIGSSLMNEIFKKANDLNLKRVFAEVSITAKPFFEAKGFKVVKQQNVDIRGVKLTNFIMENIKP
- a CDS encoding recombinase family protein, coding for MLIGYARVSKADGSQTTDLQRDALLAEGVKEESIYQDHASGKRDDRPGLQNCLKALREGDILIVWKLDRLGRNLHHLVNTVHELTARKIGLKVLTGHGAAIDTTTAAGKLVFGIFAALSEFEREMIKERTLAGIASARARGRKGGRPYKMTQAKLRLAMAALGQLETKIGPLCEELGITKQTLYRHVSPTGELREDGKKLLGMV